The proteins below come from a single Xiphophorus hellerii strain 12219 chromosome 14, Xiphophorus_hellerii-4.1, whole genome shotgun sequence genomic window:
- the mad2l1 gene encoding mitotic spindle assembly checkpoint protein MAD2A, with translation MTSTLKGITLKGSAELVAEFFSFGINSILYQRGIYPPETFTRVTHYDMTLQLTTDPKLKNYLTNVVSQLKEWLFECTVQKLVLVITCLETNEVLERWQFDIECDKSSKESSAPREKSIKIIQDEIRSVIRQITATVTFLPLLETPCAFDLLVYTDKDLVVPDKWEESGPQIINQSEEVRLRSFTTSIHKVNSMVAYKRTDSV, from the exons atgACCAGTACTCTAAAGGGAATCACTCTTAAAGGAAGCGCAGAGTTGGTGGCTGAGTTCTTCT CATTTGGCATCAACAGTATCCTATACCAGCGGGGCATCTACCCTCCTGAGACCTTCACCAGAGTCACACACTATGACATGACCCTGCAGCTCACCACTGACCCCAAGCTGAAGAACTACCTGACCAATGTGGTGTCTCAACTCAAAG AGTGGCTGTTTGAGTGCACTGTGCAGAAGCTGGTGTTGGTCATTACATGTCTGGAAACCAACGAGGTGCTGGAGAGATGGCAGTTTGACATCGAGTGTGACAAATCGTCTAAGGAGAGCAG TGCTCCCAGGGAGAAATCCATCAAGATCATTCAAGATGAGATCCGCTCTGTCATCAGGCAGATAACAGCCACGGTTACCTTCCTCCCTCTGCTGGAGACACCGT GTGCCTTTGATCTCCTGGTCTACACTGATAAAGACCTGGTGGTTCCAGACAAGTGGGAGGAGTCCGGCCCACAGataatcaaccaatcagaggaggTGCGCCTGCGCTCCTTCACCACCTCCATCCACAAGGTGAACAGCATGGTGGCTTACAAAAGGACCGACTCAGTTTAA